From the Pseudorasbora parva isolate DD20220531a chromosome 2, ASM2467924v1, whole genome shotgun sequence genome, the window AGAAAATAGCGCAAAAACCAAGAATTAAGCAGGTGAGGAAGATCAATTATATTCTCAATGGAAATATGAGAGAGCTGTCGACAACATTTTGAAGGGCGACGCATCTAAATCAAGGTGTAACAACATAACTTAAGGATCATCATGGTAACCCTGAACACTCAATCTCTGACCGTACCGGTCGGAATAATCAGAATATTTGAATTTGTGCTGACGCTCATCACCTTCAGCCTGGTGGCTTCTATTGGCAACATCAACTTTTCCTTCTGGGCCTGGTGCATGTTCACCTGGTGCTTCTGCTGTTTCATGACCCTCCTCATCATCATCCTGGAGCTCACCAGCCTAAACACCAAGGTGCCCATTTCTTGGGACGACTTCACTACGGCTTTTGCGATGCTGTCCACACTAATGCTGTTGGCTGCATCAGTAATCTACCCCAGGTTTTTCGTACACGCCAAAAATTCAACCGGGATTGCTGCCACAGTCATTTCCTGGTTGTGCTTCGGCTTGTACACGGCAGAGGTGGGTCTGACCCGAGCCAAACCCGGGGAGATCAGCGGGTTCCTGTCCACAGTGCCAGGCTTACTGAAGGTTCTGGAGGCATTTGTGGCATGCATCATCTTCATCTCTCTGGATTCGGGCTTCTACAGCAGGCATGCTGGGCTGCAGTGGTGCGTGGCCGTCTACTCAATCTGCTTTATCATCGCTCTCCTCATCATCATCCTGACGATCGGACGCTTGCTGGCTCGATGCCCCTTCCCATTCGACAAATTTCTGACGGGATACAATGTACTGGCGGTTTTGATGTACATCACGGCTGTGGTGATATGGCCAGTCTACAGTTTTGAGGAAAATACAACAGCACCACTCAAAGACTACCTGATTGTTGTATCCTGCATGACCTGCATCAATCTGATTGTCTATATTGTGGATACGGTTTACTCAGTGCGTTTGGTGTTCTTTGTTACACCTGTCTAGGGAAACCACAATGGTTGTGTATGACACATTGTTaatgtaaaatctatttatgtTAATGTAACCAGATTGTGGCATCAGGTTGGATGAGAAGTACCGCTGTTACAGGCAGTTTtaagcattgtttttttttttaaaaagtgtttcaGTTTATTGATATTAatgcatattttattaaataattgagAATATTTGAAATTCCTGATTTAAAAGAGCCTTTTATTAGTAATTGATTAATGTACACACTGTTatcattaaacaaaatacaaaatgtagtatttttatttgacaataGCCTACTATATAGGCTATAATGCAGGATCATTGTAAACCTCAATATCattgtaatattttgtaatattgtaATCTTTGATCCAAACATTGACTATATACTTGTGCAAACACACTGGATAATGTTAATGTACTAAAGGTTACTGTAAAAACAGCATACAATTGAGAGATGTATAGATGCTAAGGAAATAAAACTTGAAACACTTAAAAGTGTTTCAGGGCTGGATTAACCAACCGGACATCACAATTATGTGAAATGTGAGATTTTTCACCGTTGCATATGAATGTTTCATTAAATGGGACCTTTTATGCCTCAGTCTCaggtgtccccagaatgtgtctgtttgtgtggaGTGTGAAATTAGTGCTGCTGTTGGAAACGGGTCGGGTGTTCTTCTTTACGCGCTGTCAATCGTGGTAAATCTTCACGGTTTTATGGACATCGCTATGTTTGACACCGTCGCTATGGTTACCGTTATGTTAGAATGCGGTTGTGACTTCAGCTATTTCATACAGCTGACTTAACATTCAAACAGCCACTTTAATTTCCTGAATGAACAAAACTATTTAGGAATCACACTTATAAACATTTCCCCGCTGTAAATCAAAAAAGGGGACTGTGAACCAGCCATAAACATATACCTAATTAGGCCTACAATGCATAAACCTTATCTTTTgtgataaataatataattaggTAAAGGTAATTGATTAAGTATGCTATGTATTGTGGTCATGAGTTTtgagttaatagtcatgtgtcccaacaagtaaagtcataacataataatgatacctttataaatcattagctaatgattaattaaagcagacaactggaagttgatgTGCATGGCTTTTACCCCttggggtaattaacacatcaatttacattattagttaatataatatgttattaaggaattaatacattaagacacatttaactaataacaatttaatgattacttaatctattaatcatatagAATCATGCTGCtgatgaattaatgcatattagtggacccctattgtaaagtgttaccgaaaatagcaaaaaacacaacacacatagAGACAGAAGCAAAACAGTTGATAGAGATTTCTTTTTGGTTTAAATGACAAATAGTAAAGTAATGTGAAACCTTGTGTTTGTCAAATGTTAGAACATATTTTTATGATCAATTGTGATAAGACTTATGTTTGAGTATCTCAAGCCCATTTCTGCCAAGTGACATAAAGTCAAGCATTGGTAAATCATTTATGAAATAAAATGAGTTATGACATTAAAAAGAAGGAAATGAGAAATTATTTGACTTTTTAAACCTTTCATCTCCAGATTTTGAGATTTCATGCTcctaataataatttgtatctCATAAGTTTAAATTTAGTCTAAATTAtgatttcccccccccccccccccatagttcacccaaaaatgaattactcgccctcatgtcatgCCGTAAGACCTTCGGTCACCTTCAGAACACaattgttttctgtttgtttttatgaaatctgagagctctcggACCCAttctctctgacccctccatataCAGCTAtgtaattaacatgttaaaataATCAATGTGACTTCAGTGGTTTAACTTTGATTTCATGAAGCAACACAAATACTTTGTgtgtacaaaaacaaacaaaaatgattcAACGATTTCGTTCTGGCCTGTGCCACTGTTTTAAAGGGTAAATTCACCCAAAACTAAAAATGtcgtcattaattacttaccctcatgtcgttcgatacctgtaagacctttgttcatcttcagaacgacaattaaagggttacttcagcgattagcatattgCTTTCTATcaatagaaaccctggagtaaaTTCGAATGATACtcttttggccagaggctaaagactacagccagcagagctATTTAACTCTATTCAGAAAGAGCTAATAGCAACAGGagcta encodes:
- the zgc:77748 gene encoding myeloid-associated differentiation marker homolog-like, which encodes MVTLNTQSLTVPVGIIRIFEFVLTLITFSLVASIGNINFSFWAWCMFTWCFCCFMTLLIIILELTSLNTKVPISWDDFTTAFAMLSTLMLLAASVIYPRFFVHAKNSTGIAATVISWLCFGLYTAEVGLTRAKPGEISGFLSTVPGLLKVLEAFVACIIFISLDSGFYSRHAGLQWCVAVYSICFIIALLIIILTIGRLLARCPFPFDKFLTGYNVLAVLMYITAVVIWPVYSFEENTTAPLKDYLIVVSCMTCINLIVYIVDTVYSVRLVFFVTPV